The following are encoded together in the Adhaeribacter arboris genome:
- a CDS encoding NUDIX domain-containing protein gives MNEHENPWTTLSSQPIYENPWLSLREDQVINPKGGRGIYGVVDFKNMAIGVVPIDADGNTYLVGQYRYPLNEYSWEIPEGGGPHGIDALESAKRELKEETGFTAATWTNLGRIHTSNSVTSEFGFLFLAQDLTAGETEHEETEELHIKKVPLAEAVRMVMAGEITDALSIAGILKADKVLKHPQ, from the coding sequence ATGAACGAACACGAAAACCCCTGGACTACTCTTTCTTCCCAGCCTATTTATGAAAATCCTTGGCTCAGCCTCCGCGAAGATCAGGTAATTAACCCGAAAGGTGGCCGCGGCATTTACGGGGTAGTCGATTTCAAAAATATGGCTATTGGCGTAGTGCCCATTGATGCCGATGGCAATACCTACCTGGTAGGCCAATATCGTTATCCTTTAAACGAGTACTCCTGGGAAATTCCGGAAGGCGGTGGCCCGCACGGCATTGATGCCTTGGAATCGGCCAAACGCGAATTAAAAGAAGAAACTGGTTTTACCGCCGCTACCTGGACAAATCTGGGCCGCATTCATACTTCTAACTCGGTTACCAGCGAATTTGGCTTTCTTTTTTTAGCCCAGGATTTAACTGCCGGCGAAACCGAACACGAAGAAACAGAAGAGTTGCATATTAAAAAGGTGCCGCTCGCCGAAGCCGTGCGCATGGTAATGGCCGGCGAAATTACGGATGCTTTAAGCATCGCCGGTATTTTAAAAGCAGATAAAGTTTTAAAACATCCGCAATAA